From Lycium ferocissimum isolate CSIRO_LF1 chromosome 12, AGI_CSIRO_Lferr_CH_V1, whole genome shotgun sequence, one genomic window encodes:
- the LOC132039487 gene encoding uncharacterized protein LOC132039487, whose product MVISFRIFKSHVKRILINPGSSANIIRWRVVERLRLLDQIILGAWVLSGFNMASETTKREISLPVNINKTILQTVFYVIEGEMKYNALFGTPWIHIMRALPSTLHQMLKFPTPEGIKTVHGEQPAAREMFTVEEAPLILEKWVQRAVESTKGKDTQ is encoded by the coding sequence ATGGTAATTTCTTTCCGTATTTTTAAATCTCAtgttaaacgtattttgattaACCCAGGTAGTTCGGCCAACATTATCCGATGGAGAGTAGTGGAACGACTGAGGTTACTGGACCAAATTATACTGGGAGCTTGGGTTCTCAGTGGATTCAATATGGCGAGTGAAACTACTAAGAGAGAAATTTCTTTGCCggtcaacatcaacaaaacTATTCTGCAAACTGTGTTCTATGTCATTGAGGGCGAGATGAAGTATAATGCTCTATTCGGCACACCGTGGATTCATATCATGAGGGCATTACCATCGACGCTGCATCAGATGTTAAAATTCCCAACTCCGGAAGGGATAAAGACAGTCCATGGTGAACAACCCGCAGCAAGAGAAATGTTCACGGTCGAGGAGGCGCCCCTTATCCTAGAGAAATGGGTCCAAAGAGCTGTTGAATCAACCAAAGGCAAAGATACTCAATAG